One genomic segment of Mycolicibacterium psychrotolerans includes these proteins:
- a CDS encoding mechanosensitive ion channel family protein, protein MTNTLLAFDLASRWHGFWRGDIGVWILDRGVRIGLLLIGALLAARFINWTAKRITRHIDAEYQESDQLVRSESAKHRQAVASVISYVSVGLLLVMVLVQITDILAIPISSLVAPAAVIGAALGFGAQRLVQDLLSGFFIITEKQYGFGDLVALTVAGIALPAEGTVEDVTLRVTKLRSAEGEMYTIPNGQIVKTVNLSKDWARAVIDIPVPVAADLNAVNDVLHGVADNAKDDAQLKDLLLDAPQLMGVESIELDTVNLRMVARTLPGKQFEVGRRLRVLVVRALRRAGIVAPGEMASPVVAAIPHPARSDDAAKEAPPQPESQR, encoded by the coding sequence TTGACCAACACGCTTCTTGCATTCGACCTCGCGTCCCGGTGGCACGGCTTCTGGCGCGGTGACATCGGCGTGTGGATTCTCGACCGCGGAGTACGCATCGGGCTGCTGCTGATCGGCGCTCTGCTCGCGGCGAGATTCATCAACTGGACCGCGAAGCGCATCACCCGGCACATCGACGCCGAATACCAGGAAAGCGATCAGCTGGTCCGCTCGGAGAGCGCCAAACACCGGCAAGCGGTGGCGTCGGTGATCTCCTACGTCTCCGTGGGCCTGTTGCTGGTGATGGTGCTGGTGCAGATCACCGACATCCTCGCGATCCCGATCAGTTCCCTGGTCGCGCCCGCCGCCGTGATCGGCGCCGCGCTCGGCTTCGGCGCGCAGCGGCTGGTGCAGGACCTGCTGTCGGGCTTCTTCATCATCACCGAGAAGCAGTACGGGTTCGGTGACCTGGTCGCGCTGACCGTCGCCGGAATCGCTCTGCCCGCCGAGGGCACGGTCGAGGACGTCACGCTCCGCGTCACCAAGCTCCGTTCAGCCGAGGGGGAGATGTACACGATCCCCAACGGGCAGATCGTGAAGACCGTCAACCTGTCCAAGGACTGGGCAAGGGCGGTCATCGACATCCCGGTCCCGGTGGCCGCCGACCTCAACGCGGTCAACGACGTGCTGCACGGCGTGGCCGACAATGCCAAAGACGACGCCCAGCTCAAGGACCTGCTGCTCGACGCGCCGCAGCTGATGGGCGTGGAGAGCATCGAACTGGACACGGTGAATCTGCGGATGGTGGCACGCACGCTGCCGGGCAAGCAGTTCGAGGTCGGGCGGCGGCTGCGCGTGCTGGTGGTGCGCGCACTGCGCCGCGCCGGGATCGTCGCGCCCGGAGAAATGGCATCGCCCGTCGTCGCGGCGATCCCGCATCCCGCCCGATCCGACGACGCGGCCAAGGAAGCGCCGCCCCAACCGGAGTCGCAGCGATGA
- the prfB gene encoding peptide chain release factor 2, translating into MHPDRQADIAALDATLTTVERVLDVEALRGRIANLEQEASDPKLWDDQVRAQKVTSDLSHAQNELRRVEELRQRVEDLPVLYELASEEAGAEGDSATAEADAELRQLREDIEALEVRTLLSGEYDEREALVNIRSGAGGVDAADWAEMLMRMYIRWAEQHKYPVEVYDTSYAEEAGIKSATFAVHAPFAYGTLSVEQGTHRLVRISPFDNQGRRQTSFAEVEVLPVTETTDHIDIPEADVRVDVYRSSGPGGQSVNTTDSAVRLTHIPTGIVVTCQNEKSQLQNKVSAMRVLQAKLLERKRLEERAEMDALKSDGGSSWGNQMRSYVLHPYQMVKDLRTEYEVGNPAAVLDGDIDGFLEAGIRWRNRKDDSD; encoded by the coding sequence GTGCATCCTGATCGTCAAGCCGACATCGCCGCCCTCGACGCCACGCTCACCACGGTGGAGCGTGTGCTCGACGTCGAGGCGCTTCGCGGTCGCATCGCGAATCTCGAACAGGAGGCCTCCGACCCGAAGCTGTGGGACGACCAGGTGCGGGCGCAGAAGGTGACCAGCGATCTGTCGCACGCCCAGAACGAACTCCGCCGGGTCGAGGAACTGCGCCAGCGCGTCGAGGATCTGCCGGTGCTCTACGAGCTGGCCAGTGAGGAAGCCGGGGCAGAAGGTGACTCTGCTACCGCCGAGGCCGACGCCGAACTGCGGCAACTGCGCGAGGACATCGAGGCGCTGGAGGTCCGCACCCTGCTCTCGGGTGAGTACGACGAGCGGGAGGCGCTGGTCAACATCCGATCGGGCGCCGGCGGGGTCGACGCCGCCGACTGGGCGGAGATGCTGATGCGGATGTACATCCGGTGGGCCGAGCAGCACAAGTATCCGGTCGAGGTCTACGACACCTCCTACGCCGAGGAAGCCGGCATCAAGAGCGCGACGTTCGCCGTGCACGCGCCGTTCGCCTACGGCACCCTGTCGGTCGAGCAGGGCACCCACCGCCTGGTGCGCATCAGCCCGTTCGACAACCAGGGCCGCAGGCAGACGTCCTTCGCCGAAGTCGAGGTGCTGCCGGTCACCGAGACCACTGATCACATCGACATACCCGAAGCCGACGTGCGGGTGGACGTGTACCGCTCCAGCGGACCCGGCGGTCAGTCGGTGAACACCACCGACTCCGCCGTTCGACTGACCCACATCCCGACCGGTATCGTCGTGACTTGCCAGAACGAGAAGTCGCAGTTGCAGAACAAAGTGTCGGCAATGCGTGTGCTTCAGGCGAAATTGTTGGAGCGCAAGCGCTTAGAGGAGCGGGCCGAGATGGACGCCCTCAAGAGCGACGGCGGCAGCTCCTGGGGGAACCAGATGCGTTCCTATGTGCTGCACCCGTACCAGATGGTGAAGGATCTGCGCACGGAGTACGAGGTCGGAAATCCAGCAGCGGTGCTTGATGGTGACATCGACGGCTTCCTGGAGGCCGGTATCCGGTGGCGCAACAGAAAAGATGACAGCGACTAG
- the ftsE gene encoding cell division ATP-binding protein FtsE, whose protein sequence is MITLDHVSKQYKSSARPALDNVSVKIDKGEFVFLIGPSGSGKSTFMRLLLAEEHPSSGDIRVSKFHVNKLSGRHIPGLRQVMGCVFQDFRLLQQKTVFENVAFALEVIGKRADTINRVVPDVLEMVGLSGKANRLPAELSGGEQQRVAIARAFVNRPLVLLADEPTGNLDPETSKDIMDLLERINRTGTTVLMATHDHHIVDSMRQRVVELELGRLVRDEQRGVYGMDR, encoded by the coding sequence ATGATCACCCTCGACCATGTCTCCAAGCAGTACAAGTCGTCGGCGCGGCCGGCGCTCGACAACGTCTCGGTCAAGATCGACAAGGGTGAGTTCGTCTTCCTGATCGGCCCGTCCGGGTCGGGCAAGTCCACGTTCATGCGCCTGCTGCTGGCCGAGGAGCATCCGTCGTCCGGCGACATCCGGGTCTCCAAGTTCCACGTCAACAAGCTGTCCGGCCGGCACATCCCGGGTCTGCGCCAGGTCATGGGCTGCGTGTTCCAGGATTTCCGGCTGCTGCAGCAGAAGACGGTCTTCGAGAACGTCGCGTTCGCGCTCGAGGTGATCGGCAAGCGGGCCGACACCATCAACCGGGTGGTGCCCGACGTGCTCGAGATGGTCGGGTTGTCCGGCAAGGCCAACCGCCTGCCCGCCGAGCTGTCCGGTGGCGAGCAGCAGCGCGTCGCGATCGCGCGGGCGTTCGTCAACCGGCCGCTGGTGCTGCTGGCCGACGAACCGACGGGCAACCTCGACCCGGAGACCAGCAAGGACATCATGGATCTGCTCGAGCGGATCAACCGCACCGGAACCACGGTGCTGATGGCCACCCACGACCACCACATCGTCGACTCCATGCGTCAGCGGGTCGTCGAACTCGAACTCGGCCGGCTGGTTCGCGACGAACAGCGCGGCGTCTACGGAATGGATCGCTAG